In the genome of Streptomyces pactum, one region contains:
- a CDS encoding TetR/AcrR family transcriptional regulator, giving the protein MQSERQRRLSTAEERRATVLRTAIGAFAARGYFGTTTTEVAKAAGISQAYVYRLFPSKEALFAAVVEHCFTRVRAALEEGAATAKGGSAEAVLDSMGDAYARLISDNDLLLVQLHAQAAAVSEPAIREAVRAGYARTVEYVRGASGGDERQVQEFFAVGALCHLLVSVDAAAVDAPWTRTLAAGITHY; this is encoded by the coding sequence ATGCAATCGGAACGGCAACGACGGCTCTCCACCGCGGAGGAACGCCGCGCCACGGTGCTGCGCACCGCCATCGGCGCGTTCGCGGCGCGCGGTTACTTCGGCACCACCACGACGGAGGTGGCCAAGGCCGCCGGCATCTCCCAGGCGTACGTCTACCGGCTGTTCCCCAGCAAGGAGGCGCTGTTCGCCGCGGTCGTCGAGCACTGCTTCACCCGGGTCCGCGCGGCCCTGGAGGAGGGCGCCGCGACGGCGAAGGGGGGCTCCGCCGAGGCCGTGCTGGACTCCATGGGTGATGCGTACGCGCGTCTGATCAGCGACAACGACCTGCTGTTGGTGCAGTTGCACGCCCAGGCCGCGGCGGTCTCCGAACCCGCCATCCGGGAAGCGGTGCGGGCCGGGTACGCCCGCACCGTCGAATACGTGCGCGGGGCCTCGGGGGGTGACGAGCGGCAGGTGCAGGAGTTCTTCGCCGTCGGCGCGCTCTGTCATCTGCTGGTCTCGGTCGACGCGGCGGCGGTGGACGCGCCCTGGACCCGCACCCTCGCCGCCGGGATCACGCACTACTGA
- a CDS encoding glycosyltransferase family 4 protein, with protein sequence MKIAFLIYNAYGIGGTIRSTVNLSRALSAHHQVEIASVYRPADTPQLDIAAEVRLVPLIDWRPESSGHDGEDPAAKQPSTMFTDTGVAFGPMAPSRLTDDRIAAYLRDTDADVVIATRPVLNGYLARYGGDRLIRIGQEHLTFNSHTPQVRDDQNAALAGLDAFVTVSHADAAVYQAALPGVTTRILCIPNGVPAPAVEPSGNAAKLIVAAGRLVEIKRYDRLIDAFAKVAAERPDWHLRIYGRGPQKGALRERIDRLGLYNRIRLMGAVSPIETEWAKGSIAAVSSDAESFGMTIVEAMHCGVPVVATDCPYGPGEIITHGSDGLLVPLDGGVDAYAAALLRMIDDRETRLRMAAKARTTAASFDPSIIAERYESLIHELRSARPAPAAPPLLRRVRSQLRRIVPRADRARPAAEEAPVAPAAQGPVHAHCRATADGGVTVRLPVAELPEGDLDLVVRLRRDPEKREVRLPLPAPLGSHAEVTLERTAQVLPEGRWDCYVAPRGTNKRTRLTARLVETARLVVFPLPAGKDGVTGLVPYTTADGFLALRTWLRPSHAEVAEVLVGQGTVTVTADLYGTAVLGPEAVVVAASRQGDAYDFRAPVTAVPGGRGTARFEVTLPYAAALDRRTSVEQDLWDLRLLCAPGASPVPLGRIAGDLADRKKTDVHPARVLDHPERGATRFRPFFNAAGNLTLSARDHEQTPDRPAASAPGAPEFA encoded by the coding sequence GTGAAGATCGCCTTTCTGATCTACAACGCCTACGGCATCGGCGGGACGATCCGTTCCACGGTGAACCTGTCCCGGGCGCTGTCGGCGCACCACCAGGTCGAGATCGCCAGCGTCTACCGCCCGGCCGACACCCCGCAGCTGGACATCGCCGCCGAGGTGCGCCTGGTCCCGCTGATCGACTGGCGTCCGGAGTCCTCCGGCCACGACGGCGAGGACCCCGCGGCGAAGCAGCCGAGCACCATGTTCACCGACACCGGCGTGGCCTTCGGTCCGATGGCGCCCTCCCGGCTCACCGACGACCGGATCGCCGCCTATCTGCGGGACACCGACGCCGACGTCGTCATCGCCACCCGCCCGGTGCTCAACGGCTACCTCGCCCGGTACGGCGGTGACCGCCTCATCCGCATCGGGCAGGAGCACCTCACCTTCAACTCGCACACCCCGCAGGTGCGCGACGACCAGAACGCGGCTCTGGCCGGCCTGGACGCCTTCGTCACGGTCTCCCACGCCGACGCCGCGGTCTACCAGGCCGCGCTGCCCGGCGTGACCACCCGCATCCTGTGCATCCCCAACGGGGTGCCCGCCCCGGCGGTCGAGCCCTCCGGCAACGCCGCCAAGCTGATCGTCGCGGCCGGCCGGCTGGTCGAGATCAAGCGTTACGACCGGCTCATCGACGCCTTCGCCAAGGTCGCCGCCGAACGCCCCGACTGGCACCTGCGGATCTACGGCCGCGGCCCGCAGAAGGGCGCGCTGCGGGAGCGCATCGACCGGCTGGGGCTGTACAACCGCATCCGGCTGATGGGCGCGGTCTCCCCCATCGAGACCGAGTGGGCCAAGGGCTCCATCGCCGCCGTCTCCTCCGACGCGGAGTCCTTCGGCATGACCATCGTGGAGGCCATGCACTGCGGGGTGCCGGTGGTCGCCACCGACTGCCCCTACGGTCCGGGCGAGATCATCACCCACGGCTCGGACGGGCTGCTCGTCCCGCTCGACGGCGGGGTGGACGCCTACGCCGCCGCGCTGCTGCGCATGATCGACGACCGGGAGACCCGGCTGCGGATGGCCGCCAAGGCCCGTACCACGGCCGCCTCCTTCGACCCGTCGATCATCGCCGAGCGCTACGAGAGCCTCATCCACGAGCTGCGGTCGGCGCGCCCGGCGCCCGCGGCCCCGCCGCTGCTGCGGCGCGTACGGTCGCAGCTGCGCCGCATCGTGCCGCGGGCCGACCGGGCGCGGCCGGCGGCCGAGGAGGCACCGGTGGCGCCGGCCGCCCAGGGGCCGGTGCACGCGCACTGCCGGGCCACCGCGGACGGCGGGGTCACGGTGCGGCTGCCCGTCGCCGAACTGCCCGAGGGCGACCTGGACCTGGTGGTGCGGCTGCGCCGGGACCCGGAGAAGCGCGAGGTGCGGCTGCCGCTGCCGGCGCCCCTGGGCAGCCACGCCGAGGTCACCCTGGAGCGGACCGCGCAGGTGCTGCCCGAGGGCCGCTGGGACTGCTACGTGGCGCCCCGCGGCACCAACAAGCGGACCCGGCTCACCGCCCGGCTGGTCGAGACCGCCCGGCTGGTGGTCTTCCCGCTGCCGGCGGGGAAGGACGGGGTGACCGGGCTGGTCCCCTACACCACCGCCGACGGCTTCCTGGCGCTGCGGACCTGGCTGCGTCCCTCGCACGCCGAGGTCGCCGAGGTGCTGGTGGGCCAGGGCACCGTGACGGTGACCGCGGACCTGTACGGCACCGCCGTGCTCGGTCCGGAGGCGGTGGTCGTCGCGGCGTCCCGGCAGGGTGACGCGTACGACTTCCGGGCGCCGGTCACCGCCGTGCCCGGTGGGCGGGGCACCGCCCGGTTCGAGGTCACCCTCCCGTACGCGGCGGCGCTCGACCGGCGGACCTCGGTGGAGCAGGACCTGTGGGACCTGCGGCTGCTCTGCGCGCCCGGGGCCTCCCCGGTGCCGCTCGGCCGGATCGCCGGTGACCTGGCGGACCGGAAGAAGACCGACGTCCACCCGGCCCGGGTGCTGGACCACCCGGAGCGGGGGGCCACCCGCTTCCGGCCGTTCTTCAACGCGGCCGGGAACCTCACGCTGAGCGCCCGCGACCACGAGCAGACCCCGGACCGGCCGGCCGCGAGCGCCCCGGGGGCGCCCGAGTTCGCCTGA
- a CDS encoding sensor histidine kinase, with translation MATAFALCLLGGVIQVDDTLSAPPAAAYAIAVVSCAVLPVRHRAPPAALAATTAAGVLVPPLGLLLTPLIVAPAVIAAYSCALAARTERRAAAAVLLTSAVLVAAIPLSGNVSWKDASRMGAVAVFPPVAGVLAHAVRNRRAYLAAVEERARRAEESRDAEARRRVAEERVRIARELHDLVAHQITLAHAQATVAAHFFDARPEQARTSLQDLIGTTAQALDELRATVGLLRQSGDTAAPAEPAPGLSRLPALLDSFRRAGLEVSVHQEGTAGPLPPGVDLTAYRIVQEALTNVARHAGTATAQVRLTWDRDRVTITVADDGRGSRAAPATPPGPGASAAPDRPPGHGLIGMRERATAVGGHLFAGPRPEGGFLVRARLPVPPAGDTTRRPGGATAAGGPVPGAVTDAGRAGGKAGEAP, from the coding sequence ATGGCGACGGCCTTCGCGCTCTGTCTGCTCGGCGGGGTGATACAGGTGGACGACACCCTGTCGGCACCGCCGGCCGCCGCCTACGCCATCGCCGTGGTGTCCTGTGCCGTCCTGCCCGTACGGCACCGGGCGCCACCGGCCGCCCTGGCGGCCACGACCGCGGCCGGCGTGCTGGTGCCGCCCCTGGGCCTGCTGCTCACCCCGCTCATCGTGGCCCCCGCCGTGATCGCCGCGTACTCCTGCGCGCTCGCGGCGCGCACCGAACGGCGCGCGGCGGCTGCGGTGCTGCTCACGTCCGCGGTACTGGTCGCCGCCATCCCCTTGTCCGGGAACGTGTCGTGGAAGGACGCGAGCAGGATGGGTGCGGTGGCGGTGTTCCCGCCGGTGGCCGGCGTACTCGCGCATGCGGTGCGCAACCGGCGGGCCTACCTGGCGGCCGTGGAGGAACGGGCCCGGCGGGCCGAGGAGAGCCGGGACGCCGAGGCGCGCCGCAGGGTGGCCGAGGAACGGGTGCGCATCGCCCGGGAGCTGCACGACCTGGTGGCGCATCAGATCACCCTGGCCCACGCCCAGGCCACGGTCGCCGCCCACTTCTTCGACGCGCGCCCGGAGCAGGCCCGCACGAGCCTCCAGGATCTCATCGGGACCACCGCCCAGGCGCTCGACGAACTGCGGGCCACGGTCGGTCTGCTGCGTCAGTCCGGGGACACGGCCGCGCCGGCCGAACCGGCACCCGGGCTGTCCCGGCTCCCCGCGCTCCTCGACTCCTTCCGCCGCGCGGGTCTGGAGGTGTCGGTGCACCAGGAAGGCACGGCCGGACCGCTGCCGCCGGGAGTGGACCTCACCGCCTACCGCATCGTCCAGGAGGCCCTGACCAACGTGGCCCGGCACGCCGGCACCGCCACCGCTCAGGTCCGTCTCACCTGGGACCGCGACCGTGTGACCATCACCGTCGCCGACGACGGGCGGGGCTCCCGGGCGGCGCCGGCCACGCCTCCGGGACCGGGCGCGTCCGCGGCACCGGACCGTCCGCCCGGCCACGGTCTGATCGGGATGCGGGAACGTGCCACCGCGGTCGGGGGACACCTCTTCGCGGGCCCGCGCCCGGAGGGCGGTTTCCTCGTCCGCGCCCGGCTGCCCGTCCCGCCGGCCGGGGACACGACGCGGAGGCCGGGCGGGGCCACGGCCGCCGGGGGACCGGTGCCCGGCGCGGTGACGGACGCCGGACGGGCGGGCGGGAAGGCCGGGGAGGCGCCATGA
- a CDS encoding response regulator transcription factor, with the protein MTLRVLLADDQALLRGAFRLLLDSAEGITVVGEAADGGEAVRLARELLPDVVVMDIRMPGVDGLTATSEICADPALRATRVLILTTYETDEYVARALRAGAGGFIGKGIGAEDLADAVRTIAAGDTLLSPAATRSLVARFLATPEAAPPRHHERLALLTPREREMVAAVATGLSNQEIAERMFLSPFTVRAHVQRAMTKLEARDRAQLVVIAYRTGLVRAAPDGGTDRLPRSGSGSPGR; encoded by the coding sequence ATGACGCTCAGGGTGCTGCTCGCCGACGACCAGGCCCTGCTGCGGGGTGCCTTCCGCCTGCTCCTCGACAGCGCCGAGGGCATCACCGTGGTCGGCGAGGCCGCCGACGGCGGGGAGGCGGTGCGACTCGCCCGGGAACTGCTCCCGGACGTGGTGGTCATGGACATCCGCATGCCCGGGGTGGACGGGCTCACCGCCACCTCGGAGATCTGCGCGGACCCGGCGCTGCGGGCCACCCGCGTGCTGATCCTCACCACGTACGAAACGGACGAGTACGTCGCCCGGGCGCTGCGCGCGGGGGCCGGCGGCTTCATCGGCAAGGGCATCGGGGCGGAGGACCTGGCGGACGCCGTGCGGACGATCGCCGCCGGCGACACCCTGCTGTCCCCCGCCGCCACCCGCTCCCTGGTCGCCCGTTTCCTGGCCACACCGGAGGCTGCTCCGCCGCGCCACCACGAGCGGCTCGCCCTCCTCACCCCGCGCGAGCGCGAGATGGTGGCCGCGGTCGCGACCGGCCTGTCCAACCAGGAGATCGCCGAGCGGATGTTCCTCAGCCCCTTCACCGTCCGCGCCCATGTGCAGCGCGCCATGACGAAGCTGGAGGCCCGCGACCGGGCGCAGCTCGTCGTCATCGCCTACCGCACGGGCCTGGTCCGTGCCGCCCCCGACGGCGGCACCGACCGGCTCCCGCGGTCCGGTTCCGGGAGCCCCGGCCGCTGA
- a CDS encoding phosphatase domain-containing protein, which translates to MAAPPLAVFDLDGTLADVRHRLHHLERRPRDWQAFFRAAPQDPPLAEGVALARAGAVGCEVAYVTGRPEHCRADTEEWLARHGLPSGRLLMRRPHDRRPARVAKPELLARLARNRTVALVVDDDEQVCAAYERAGFPVVRAAWAAAEPVLRQVQEEEGRS; encoded by the coding sequence GTGGCAGCACCGCCGCTGGCGGTCTTCGACCTGGACGGCACCCTGGCCGACGTCCGGCACCGCCTGCACCACCTGGAGCGCCGCCCCCGGGACTGGCAGGCGTTCTTCCGCGCCGCGCCGCAGGACCCGCCGCTGGCCGAGGGGGTCGCGCTGGCCCGGGCCGGTGCGGTGGGCTGTGAGGTCGCCTATGTGACCGGGCGCCCCGAGCACTGCCGCGCCGACACGGAGGAGTGGCTCGCCCGGCACGGGCTGCCGTCCGGCCGGTTGCTGATGCGCAGGCCGCACGACCGCCGCCCGGCCCGGGTCGCCAAGCCGGAACTGCTGGCACGGCTGGCCCGGAACCGGACCGTCGCCCTGGTGGTCGATGACGACGAGCAGGTCTGTGCCGCCTACGAGCGGGCCGGTTTCCCGGTGGTACGGGCCGCCTGGGCGGCCGCGGAGCCGGTGCTGCGGCAGGTCCAGGAGGAGGAAGGCCGCTCATAA